A single region of the Nitrospira sp. genome encodes:
- a CDS encoding YfiR family protein: MATLALALQLAAVTQTAHSDESSGEYILKAAFLYNFSKFVEWPDGASHDREHHFVICMVGTDPFGDALDAIGKKTVNGHPIAIRRLRSSETLHTCHITFISASERAHLETIVSSLKGLPTLTVCDLASCIEQGAMIGLRLVGNKIHMDVNLEAAQHASLHISSQLLRLATVIKQP, encoded by the coding sequence ATGGCCACTCTTGCCCTGGCGTTACAACTTGCCGCCGTGACGCAGACGGCTCATAGCGATGAGAGCAGCGGAGAATACATACTCAAAGCGGCGTTTCTCTATAACTTTTCAAAATTCGTGGAATGGCCTGACGGCGCAAGCCACGACAGGGAACACCACTTCGTGATTTGCATGGTCGGCACCGATCCCTTCGGCGATGCCCTGGATGCGATCGGAAAGAAAACCGTCAACGGCCATCCGATCGCCATCAGACGCCTGCGATCCTCCGAGACGCTTCACACTTGCCACATCACGTTCATCAGTGCATCGGAACGTGCCCATCTCGAGACGATCGTCTCGTCATTGAAAGGACTGCCGACCCTCACCGTCTGCGATCTGGCATCCTGTATCGAGCAGGGCGCAATGATCGGCCTGCGGCTGGTCGGAAACAAAATACACATGGATGTGAATCTCGAAGCTGCGCAGCACGCTTCGCTACATATCAGTTCTCAGTTACTGCGCCTGGCCACAGTCATCAAGCAGCCATGA
- a CDS encoding response regulator, giving the protein MFRDWAIQRKLTAITMLISGLVLIFSSLTFVVNDTRILRQSLMHRVTTLANVVGLHSAAALSFNDHEVATETLAALEQEPHIVSADLFTKDHSLFAQYIRSHPLRVSERTPSFPYSFPPEIAFVFTDDSLDLTTPIHLRGEIIGWIHIRSDLTELDDAIRAFLGIAGTFLFIVGLLAYVLTSQLQRIVSKPLTDLVQTVTHVSLTRNYHVRAPTSDSRDEIGMLIEQFNMMIGQIRERDDQLQRYGERLEEEVIQQTQELFQTVQALQQAKDSAEAANSAKSQFLANMSHEIRTPMNGVLGMTELLLTTTLDTRQRHLTRTIQQSGEALLSIINDILDFSKIEAGKLHLEQLDFNVQETVESAVELFAGPAQRKQVELTCQLLGPFPRALRGDPIRLRQALLNLISNALKFTATGEINVRVFALTETNQTVTLRFEVKDSGVGIPAEAHQRIFEAFSQADGTTTRRFGGTGLGLTIVKELVALMQGQIGVESQVGQGSTFWFTADFERQPAAAPGQEPATEQALLNKRILVVDDTPANREILDEHLRTWGALPTVAASAQEALLLLGTTLDSPQPFDLAILDLHMPDMDGLALAKAIRTDPRLAGLPLLMLTSVGYDASAPDAPHVNAWVTKPIRSMLFRQALLGLLQSRPRVPVHVPAPPPSTPGPIPFQAARLLLVEDTPVNREVALGMLDMLGHITQAVENGRLAVEAVMRERFDLILMDCQMPEMDGFTATATIRQQEGDAADHRHVPIIALTANAMEGDRARCLAAGMDDYLAKPFTLTQLSEMLKKWVPVPTNGDTTKPASSPSADQEESPADQAFSPAPAEIDKAAWEAILALQRPGRPDILAKVLTAYLNDSRTLVEEIRAAVQSQDAVALAKAAHRLKSSSAQLGALATSAHCKELESLGRLARLDGAAALLAQLTDAHQAACAEITSELLQRTAT; this is encoded by the coding sequence ATGTTTCGTGATTGGGCCATTCAGCGAAAACTGACCGCTATCACGATGCTCATCAGCGGGTTGGTCTTGATTTTCTCCTCACTGACGTTTGTCGTGAATGACACACGGATTCTTCGTCAAAGCTTGATGCATCGAGTGACAACCCTGGCCAATGTGGTCGGCCTGCATAGCGCAGCCGCGCTCAGTTTCAACGACCATGAGGTGGCGACGGAAACACTCGCGGCACTGGAACAAGAACCGCACATTGTCAGCGCCGACCTTTTCACGAAAGACCACTCGCTCTTTGCGCAGTATATCCGCTCGCATCCTCTCCGCGTGTCCGAGCGCACACCTTCATTCCCATATTCTTTTCCTCCAGAGATCGCGTTCGTCTTCACCGACGACTCTCTTGATCTCACCACACCGATTCATCTGCGCGGTGAGATCATCGGATGGATTCACATCCGCTCGGATCTCACGGAATTGGACGACGCCATTCGCGCATTTCTCGGGATCGCCGGCACGTTCCTCTTTATTGTCGGGCTTTTGGCCTATGTACTCACGTCTCAACTCCAACGCATCGTCTCCAAACCACTCACAGACCTCGTCCAAACCGTGACGCATGTCTCGCTCACACGGAATTATCATGTCCGCGCACCGACCTCCGACAGTCGAGACGAAATTGGAATGCTCATCGAGCAATTCAATATGATGATCGGCCAAATCAGAGAGCGTGATGATCAGTTGCAACGCTATGGAGAACGATTGGAAGAGGAGGTCATCCAACAAACACAAGAATTGTTTCAGACCGTTCAAGCCCTGCAGCAGGCCAAAGACTCTGCCGAAGCAGCCAACAGTGCGAAATCTCAATTTTTGGCCAACATGAGCCATGAGATCCGGACGCCGATGAATGGCGTCCTGGGCATGACCGAGCTCTTGCTCACGACCACGCTCGACACCCGGCAACGTCATCTGACCAGGACCATTCAACAATCCGGCGAAGCCCTTCTGTCCATCATCAACGATATTCTCGACTTCTCCAAAATCGAAGCGGGGAAACTCCATCTGGAGCAATTGGATTTCAATGTGCAGGAAACCGTCGAAAGCGCCGTGGAGCTCTTTGCCGGACCTGCCCAGCGGAAACAGGTGGAATTGACCTGTCAGCTACTCGGCCCGTTTCCGCGTGCCCTCCGGGGTGACCCCATCCGGCTTCGGCAGGCATTGCTCAATCTGATCAGTAACGCCTTAAAGTTCACCGCAACAGGCGAGATCAACGTGCGAGTCTTTGCGTTGACTGAGACGAACCAGACCGTCACCCTTCGATTCGAGGTGAAAGATTCCGGCGTCGGCATTCCGGCTGAAGCCCATCAGCGCATTTTCGAGGCCTTCTCCCAGGCCGACGGCACCACCACCAGACGTTTCGGTGGAACCGGTCTCGGCCTCACGATCGTCAAGGAACTGGTCGCGCTCATGCAGGGACAGATCGGCGTGGAGAGCCAAGTGGGACAAGGCTCCACCTTTTGGTTCACGGCGGACTTCGAACGGCAACCCGCGGCGGCTCCGGGCCAGGAACCGGCCACTGAGCAAGCGCTGCTGAACAAGCGAATCCTGGTCGTCGACGACACACCCGCCAACCGCGAGATCCTGGACGAACATCTCCGCACCTGGGGCGCGCTTCCGACCGTAGCCGCCTCGGCACAAGAGGCCTTGCTGTTGCTCGGAACCACTCTCGACTCGCCCCAGCCGTTCGACCTGGCCATCCTGGATCTGCATATGCCGGACATGGACGGGCTGGCCCTGGCGAAGGCTATCCGAACTGATCCACGCCTGGCAGGCTTGCCGCTTCTGATGCTCACGTCGGTGGGATATGATGCCAGTGCACCGGACGCGCCTCATGTGAACGCATGGGTCACCAAACCCATCCGGAGCATGCTGTTCCGCCAAGCCCTGCTCGGCCTGCTTCAATCCAGGCCTCGCGTGCCGGTTCATGTCCCGGCGCCGCCCCCCTCGACCCCTGGCCCAATACCCTTTCAAGCCGCTCGCCTCCTCCTGGTCGAAGATACGCCCGTCAACCGGGAGGTGGCTCTCGGCATGCTGGACATGCTGGGACACATCACGCAAGCCGTCGAAAACGGCCGGCTCGCTGTCGAAGCGGTGATGCGGGAACGGTTCGACTTGATTCTAATGGATTGCCAAATGCCGGAGATGGACGGCTTCACCGCCACCGCCACGATACGGCAACAGGAAGGGGACGCAGCAGACCACCGCCACGTGCCCATCATCGCCCTCACGGCCAATGCGATGGAGGGTGACCGCGCCCGCTGTCTGGCCGCCGGGATGGACGATTACCTGGCAAAACCCTTTACCCTGACACAGCTCAGCGAGATGCTGAAGAAATGGGTGCCAGTACCGACGAATGGTGACACGACGAAGCCCGCATCCTCCCCTTCGGCCGACCAGGAAGAATCCCCTGCTGATCAAGCATTCTCTCCAGCCCCTGCCGAAATCGATAAGGCGGCCTGGGAAGCGATCCTGGCACTTCAACGGCCGGGACGTCCTGATATCCTCGCGAAGGTTCTGACGGCTTATCTGAATGATTCCCGCACTCTGGTTGAGGAGATCCGCGCGGCCGTCCAGAGTCAGGATGCGGTGGCCCTTGCCAAGGCAGCGCATCGTTTAAAGTCCAGTAGCGCACAGCTTGGGGCCTTGGCCACGTCGGCCCACTGCAAGGAACTGGAAAGTCTGGGACGCCTCGCACGCCTCGACGGTGCGGCCGCACTGCTGGCACAGCTCACGGATGCTCATCAAGCGGCCTGCGCCGAGATCACCAGCGAGCTCTTGCAACGCACGGCGACATGA
- a CDS encoding symmetrical bis(5'-nucleosyl)-tetraphosphatase: MGTYAIGDVQGCFKSLTQLTKTVQFNPKQDRLWFVGDLVNRGPDSLKVLRYIRELGPSAVAVLGNHDVFLLAVAAGLANLRPSDTLTQILDAPDRDELMDWLRQQPLLYREGDFLLVHAGLLPGWTVEQAEELAGEAHTAMRGDQCLPTLRALHPSGALQWHPDLTGPVRLATIIKVLTRLRACSSEGIMESSFSGPPDRTPEGFQPWFDVSGRRSTNTTIVCGHWAAMGLRLTPNMLALDSGCVYGRQLTAVRLEDRKVFQVRCEETRGGG; this comes from the coding sequence ATGGGCACCTATGCAATCGGTGACGTCCAAGGCTGCTTCAAATCTCTGACGCAGCTCACGAAGACCGTTCAATTCAATCCGAAGCAGGACCGCCTCTGGTTTGTCGGCGACCTCGTCAACCGTGGACCCGACTCCCTCAAGGTGCTGCGCTACATTCGTGAACTCGGCCCGTCGGCCGTCGCAGTCCTCGGCAATCACGATGTCTTTCTCCTCGCCGTCGCCGCGGGCCTCGCGAATCTTCGTCCCAGTGATACCTTGACGCAGATCCTAGACGCCCCGGATCGCGATGAATTGATGGATTGGCTACGGCAGCAACCGCTACTGTATCGGGAGGGCGACTTTCTGTTGGTCCATGCGGGACTGCTGCCTGGCTGGACAGTGGAACAGGCCGAGGAACTGGCCGGTGAGGCCCACACGGCGATGCGGGGAGACCAGTGCTTGCCCACCTTGCGCGCGCTCCACCCCAGCGGCGCTTTGCAATGGCACCCGGACCTGACAGGCCCGGTTCGCCTGGCCACCATCATCAAGGTACTGACCAGACTGAGAGCCTGCTCAAGCGAAGGCATCATGGAATCTTCCTTCTCGGGGCCACCGGACCGGACCCCGGAAGGGTTTCAACCCTGGTTCGACGTATCCGGTAGACGCAGCACGAACACCACCATCGTCTGCGGACATTGGGCGGCCATGGGGTTGAGGCTCACGCCGAACATGTTGGCCCTGGATAGCGGCTGCGTGTATGGCAGACAACTGACGGCGGTACGACTGGAAGATCGGAAGGTGTTCCAGGTACGGTGCGAGGAAACTCGTGGCGGAGGGTGA
- a CDS encoding DUF309 domain-containing protein, giving the protein MNSEDYLYGIDLYNWTYWWEAHEIFEGFWHAYGRDTQAGNFFQALIHCAAAHLKRELGNEQATRNLVSHALGRLRLSPDLYMGLNTAAICEQLTYWLSRSKGNTQVLFELSNERETGDG; this is encoded by the coding sequence ATGAACTCCGAGGATTATCTGTACGGCATCGACCTCTACAACTGGACCTATTGGTGGGAAGCGCACGAAATCTTCGAGGGGTTCTGGCATGCCTACGGACGCGACACGCAGGCAGGCAACTTCTTCCAAGCGCTCATTCACTGTGCCGCTGCCCATCTCAAACGCGAGCTTGGCAACGAGCAGGCGACCAGGAACCTCGTTTCACATGCGCTCGGCCGCCTACGCCTGAGCCCCGATCTGTACATGGGCCTGAACACTGCCGCCATCTGCGAACAGCTCACATATTGGCTGAGCCGGAGCAAGGGGAACACGCAGGTGTTGTTCGAGCTATCGAACGAACGTGAGACTGGTGACGGCTGA
- the panB gene encoding 3-methyl-2-oxobutanoate hydroxymethyltransferase yields MTVPDLQKCKRDGRKIAVATAYDALFARIVEQAGIDVILVGDSLGVVVQGKPNTLAVTMEDMLYHTKLVAGAVQRSLVIGDMPFLSYQVSQEEALRNAGRFLQVGAHAVKLEGGAAMVDRVTAMANVGIPVIGHLGMTPQSVQQYGGYKVQGKGKDRAQQVLEDARALEGAGAAAIVLEAIPAGLAKTVSESIAIPTIGIGAGPHCDGQVLVLYDLLGLFDDFVPKFVKPYGHLKVDALQALRRYKEDVEKGVFPSDSESYH; encoded by the coding sequence ATGACGGTCCCGGACTTGCAGAAGTGCAAGCGCGATGGACGGAAGATTGCGGTGGCGACGGCCTACGATGCGCTGTTTGCGCGTATCGTGGAGCAGGCAGGGATCGACGTTATCTTGGTGGGCGATTCGTTGGGCGTGGTGGTGCAAGGCAAGCCGAATACGCTCGCCGTCACCATGGAGGACATGCTCTACCACACCAAGCTCGTGGCAGGCGCAGTCCAGCGCTCATTGGTCATCGGCGACATGCCGTTTCTCTCCTATCAGGTCAGCCAGGAAGAGGCGCTTCGCAATGCCGGGCGCTTCCTTCAAGTCGGAGCCCATGCGGTGAAGCTGGAAGGGGGCGCGGCGATGGTCGACCGTGTGACGGCGATGGCGAACGTCGGCATTCCTGTCATCGGCCATCTCGGCATGACCCCTCAATCAGTCCAGCAGTACGGCGGTTACAAGGTTCAGGGAAAGGGCAAGGACCGGGCGCAACAGGTGTTGGAGGATGCTCGTGCACTAGAAGGCGCCGGTGCTGCCGCCATCGTCTTGGAGGCGATTCCTGCGGGATTGGCCAAGACGGTCAGCGAGAGCATCGCGATTCCGACCATCGGCATTGGCGCGGGCCCGCACTGTGACGGGCAAGTGCTGGTGCTCTACGATCTTCTGGGATTGTTCGATGATTTTGTCCCGAAGTTTGTGAAGCCCTACGGGCATCTCAAGGTCGATGCCCTTCAGGCGCTTCGTCGGTACAAAGAGGACGTGGAGAAAGGTGTGTTCCCCTCCGATTCCGAAAGCTACCACTGA
- a CDS encoding methylenetetrahydrofolate reductase: MSREPRRLKDVLAQGQFAVTVEYNPPKGTNLTHVVESAKSLVGRVHGVNVTDNTAAIVRAGSLPVCRVLYELGHDPVMQLTCRDRNRIAMQSDLMGAHMLGIRNILCLTGDYPTVGDHKDAKPVYDLDSVQVMQLVTGLNGGKDYAGNKLDGSTDFTIGGAVTPEADPLGPMLVKFEVKVRAGAQFFQTQAIYQPDQFKTFMEAVRPLKVKVLAGILLLRNAKMAEFMNANIPGVCVPQEMIDEMRAAGDKRALDAGVEIAVRTIKAVRPYCDGVHIMAIKSTERLPEILTKAELG, from the coding sequence ATGAGCCGGGAGCCGCGGCGACTGAAGGATGTGCTGGCGCAGGGGCAGTTCGCCGTGACGGTGGAGTATAACCCGCCGAAGGGCACGAACCTCACCCATGTGGTCGAGAGCGCAAAATCGCTCGTGGGCCGTGTGCATGGGGTCAACGTCACGGATAACACTGCGGCGATCGTGCGGGCCGGATCCTTGCCCGTGTGCCGGGTCTTGTATGAACTGGGCCATGATCCGGTCATGCAGTTGACCTGCCGGGACCGCAATCGTATCGCGATGCAATCCGACCTCATGGGCGCACACATGCTGGGCATCCGGAACATTCTTTGCCTGACCGGCGACTATCCCACGGTTGGCGACCATAAGGACGCAAAGCCGGTGTATGACCTGGATTCCGTGCAAGTCATGCAGCTGGTGACGGGGTTGAACGGCGGCAAGGACTATGCGGGGAACAAGCTCGACGGATCGACCGACTTCACGATCGGCGGCGCCGTCACGCCGGAGGCGGATCCGCTGGGGCCGATGCTGGTCAAGTTCGAAGTCAAGGTGCGCGCCGGGGCGCAGTTTTTCCAAACCCAAGCGATTTATCAGCCGGACCAGTTCAAGACGTTCATGGAAGCGGTGCGTCCGTTAAAGGTGAAGGTGCTCGCGGGGATTCTGCTGCTGCGCAATGCCAAGATGGCCGAGTTCATGAACGCCAACATCCCCGGCGTCTGTGTGCCGCAGGAGATGATCGACGAGATGCGTGCGGCCGGTGACAAACGCGCGCTCGATGCGGGCGTCGAGATTGCGGTACGGACGATCAAGGCGGTGCGTCCCTACTGCGACGGGGTCCACATCATGGCCATCAAATCCACGGAACGGCTGCCGGAAATTCTCACGAAAGCCGAGCTCGGGTGA
- the folD gene encoding bifunctional methylenetetrahydrofolate dehydrogenase/methenyltetrahydrofolate cyclohydrolase FolD produces MIDGKALAQQVRERLAVDSAAVLAKTGVKPGLATILVGDDPASHVYVRNKQKACELAGIYVDDHKLPASTTQAELLALIEKKNADPKIHGILVQLPLPKHIESRVVLEAVSPNKDADGFHPYNFGRLVEGNPVFEACTPKGVIKMIESAGVSIEGKRAVVVGRSNIVGKPLALMLLQRNATVTICHSKTKDLAAVCREADLLLVAIGKAKFVTADMVREGAVVIDVGTNKGPDGKLCGDVDFEPVSHKAGWISPVPGGVGPMTIAMLLDNTVESAKRMAGMK; encoded by the coding sequence ATGATCGATGGGAAAGCGTTAGCACAGCAGGTCCGGGAACGGCTGGCCGTAGACTCGGCCGCGGTGCTGGCCAAAACGGGAGTCAAACCGGGACTGGCGACGATTTTGGTGGGAGACGATCCTGCGTCGCACGTCTACGTCAGGAATAAACAGAAGGCCTGCGAATTGGCAGGGATTTATGTCGACGATCACAAGCTGCCGGCCAGCACAACACAGGCGGAGCTGTTGGCGTTGATCGAAAAGAAAAATGCGGATCCGAAGATTCATGGCATTTTGGTTCAGCTGCCGCTGCCCAAACACATCGAGAGTCGCGTGGTGTTGGAGGCGGTGTCGCCGAATAAGGATGCCGACGGGTTTCACCCCTATAATTTCGGCCGGTTGGTCGAAGGCAACCCGGTCTTCGAAGCCTGTACGCCGAAAGGGGTCATCAAGATGATCGAATCGGCAGGCGTGTCCATCGAGGGCAAGCGCGCCGTGGTCGTCGGGAGGAGTAATATCGTGGGCAAGCCGCTGGCCTTGATGCTGCTTCAGCGGAATGCGACCGTCACGATTTGTCACTCGAAGACCAAGGACCTCGCGGCCGTCTGCCGTGAGGCCGATCTCTTGTTGGTGGCGATCGGAAAGGCGAAGTTTGTGACGGCAGATATGGTTCGAGAGGGTGCGGTGGTCATCGATGTGGGCACCAACAAGGGGCCGGACGGCAAGCTGTGCGGCGATGTGGATTTTGAACCGGTGAGCCACAAGGCCGGATGGATCAGCCCGGTGCCGGGCGGAGTCGGGCCGATGACGATTGCGATGTTGCTCGACAATACCGTTGAATCTGCTAAGAGAATGGCAGGGATGAAGTAA
- a CDS encoding PAS domain S-box protein: MHSFFSNLLAALPKGDALDEPAWAVRHRGILYVLWLHVLGVPLYGAYMGAELGLYLGSGALLGAIAIAAQLPAIGRRIQAAIATYGLVMASALLVHLSGGRIELHFHFFVMMSVIVLYQDWLPFLVGLLFIVIDHGIIGTLLPSMVYVHAEGQTHPWTWALIHGSFILAQCAALLYFWRVNELAREEALQSEARTRMIIETALDAVVTTNASGIITDWNTQAEIMFDIPRTDAIGQPLTTYLTSGHAPSVAAAGLARSGLVPGAILNRRVDSIGRSGSGQEFPVEIATSCLAIAGSQQFTTFIQDISERKQHEQALRQAKDAAEAASQAKSQFLANMSHEIRTPMNGVLGMTELLLATPLNDRQRRYADTVHTSGTNLLHIINDILDFSKIEAGRLVLEHIPFDFRTLLTETSTIFQEQALKKGLTFTVTVAHDIPVSLYGDPHRLRQILTNLISNALKFTATGRITVSAAMEEDHPGHVRIDVADTGIGIPRDAQDRIFDCFAQADGSTTRKYGGTGLGLAIVKQLVGLMGGHMGLNSVSGEGSTFWFTISAYATATGSTASDQSMASTETLPRPHS; encoded by the coding sequence ATGCACTCATTTTTCAGTAATCTTTTAGCCGCTTTGCCGAAGGGAGATGCACTGGACGAGCCGGCCTGGGCCGTCCGTCACCGGGGTATTTTGTACGTCCTTTGGTTACACGTACTGGGTGTTCCCCTCTATGGCGCCTATATGGGTGCCGAGCTAGGCCTCTACCTCGGCAGCGGAGCCCTTCTCGGAGCCATCGCCATCGCCGCACAGCTTCCCGCCATCGGCCGTCGGATTCAAGCCGCCATTGCCACCTATGGATTGGTGATGGCCTCGGCGCTGCTGGTGCATCTCTCGGGCGGACGCATCGAGCTGCACTTCCATTTCTTTGTCATGATGTCCGTGATCGTGTTGTACCAGGATTGGCTGCCGTTTCTGGTCGGACTGCTGTTCATCGTCATCGATCATGGGATTATAGGCACCCTCCTGCCGAGCATGGTGTACGTCCATGCCGAAGGGCAGACGCACCCATGGACCTGGGCACTGATTCACGGCAGCTTCATTTTGGCTCAATGCGCAGCCCTGCTCTACTTTTGGCGCGTGAATGAGCTGGCCCGCGAGGAAGCCCTGCAGAGTGAGGCCCGCACTCGAATGATCATCGAAACCGCCCTCGACGCGGTGGTCACAACCAACGCCTCGGGAATCATTACCGACTGGAATACCCAGGCGGAAATCATGTTTGACATTCCCCGCACCGACGCCATCGGACAACCCCTGACGACCTACCTCACCAGCGGTCATGCTCCTTCCGTGGCCGCCGCCGGCCTGGCGCGTTCCGGGCTCGTGCCTGGAGCGATTCTCAACCGCCGTGTCGACAGCATCGGTCGGAGCGGTTCCGGCCAGGAATTTCCCGTCGAAATCGCCACCAGTTGCCTGGCCATCGCGGGTTCTCAGCAGTTCACCACGTTCATACAGGACATTTCCGAGCGCAAGCAGCATGAACAAGCCCTTCGCCAGGCCAAGGACGCCGCCGAAGCGGCCAGTCAGGCCAAGTCCCAATTCCTGGCCAACATGAGTCACGAGATCAGAACCCCGATGAACGGTGTGCTCGGCATGACGGAACTGCTCCTGGCGACCCCGCTCAACGACAGACAACGACGCTATGCCGATACCGTCCACACGTCCGGAACCAACCTCCTGCACATCATCAATGACATCCTGGATTTTTCGAAGATCGAAGCCGGCCGTTTAGTCCTGGAACACATCCCTTTCGACTTCCGGACGCTCCTGACCGAGACCTCAACAATTTTTCAGGAACAGGCGCTCAAAAAAGGTCTGACGTTCACCGTCACCGTCGCCCACGACATTCCCGTCAGCCTCTACGGAGACCCTCACCGACTCCGCCAGATCCTGACCAACCTCATCAGCAATGCCCTCAAATTCACGGCCACCGGACGTATTACAGTCTCAGCCGCCATGGAGGAGGACCACCCCGGTCACGTGCGCATCGACGTGGCCGACACGGGGATCGGCATCCCGCGCGACGCGCAGGATCGAATCTTCGATTGCTTTGCGCAGGCCGACGGATCAACCACGAGAAAATACGGCGGGACCGGCCTTGGCCTCGCCATTGTGAAGCAATTAGTCGGCCTGATGGGCGGGCACATGGGGCTGAACAGTGTGTCCGGAGAGGGTTCCACCTTCTGGTTTACGATCTCCGCGTATGCCACCGCAACAGGATCGACTGCTTCGGACCAATCCATGGCTTCCACGGAGACGCTGCCGCGCCCACATTCCTAA
- a CDS encoding FIST C-terminal domain-containing protein: MHVATTCLKTGQSGIPAELTALDSETSLLLLFGGSRLIDRPALIQQVLDACPRSHVMGCSTAGEIHGCEISDDSLVVAAARFDHTALRTAQATVQAPTDSYTAGCTIAEQLTHSSLRGVFVLSDGLNVNGSELVKGLNDTLGGAVVVTGGLAGDGTDFKRTWVIKDRMPIGGYVTAIGFYGDHVKLGHGSKGGWDKFGPERLVTKSKGNILYELDGRPALQLYKEYLGDRAAGLPATGLLFPLAIRSSNTDGKILVRTILAVDEAAQSMTFAGDLPEGVLAQLMRANFDRLVQGASDAATLAVNGRDDTSSPSPTLSIAISCVGRRLVLGERTEEEIEAALDILPKGSSQVGFYSYGEISPYKSGACDLHNQTMTLTTITEH, encoded by the coding sequence ATGCATGTCGCGACCACCTGTCTCAAAACCGGCCAGTCCGGAATACCTGCTGAACTGACCGCCCTGGATTCGGAGACCAGCCTCCTGTTGCTGTTCGGAGGCTCACGCTTGATTGACCGTCCGGCGCTCATCCAGCAGGTGTTGGACGCATGTCCTCGCAGCCATGTGATGGGCTGCTCCACCGCCGGAGAAATTCACGGATGCGAGATCTCGGACGACAGTCTGGTCGTGGCGGCCGCACGGTTCGACCACACCGCTCTTCGCACCGCCCAAGCCACCGTCCAGGCGCCAACGGACTCCTATACCGCGGGATGTACCATCGCCGAGCAACTCACACACTCCTCACTTCGAGGCGTGTTTGTGCTCTCGGACGGACTGAACGTCAACGGGAGCGAGCTCGTGAAGGGCCTCAACGATACGCTGGGAGGAGCGGTCGTGGTCACCGGTGGCCTGGCCGGAGACGGGACCGACTTCAAGCGGACATGGGTCATCAAAGATCGGATGCCGATCGGCGGCTATGTCACGGCCATCGGCTTCTATGGTGACCACGTTAAGCTCGGACACGGCTCCAAGGGCGGATGGGATAAGTTCGGACCGGAGCGGTTGGTCACCAAGTCCAAGGGGAACATCCTGTACGAGTTGGACGGTCGCCCTGCACTGCAGTTGTACAAAGAATATCTCGGTGACCGCGCCGCCGGTCTTCCGGCCACAGGCCTACTTTTCCCCCTCGCGATCAGAAGCTCGAACACGGACGGGAAAATCCTGGTTCGCACCATCCTGGCCGTCGACGAGGCTGCTCAATCCATGACCTTCGCGGGTGATCTGCCGGAAGGTGTCCTCGCCCAATTGATGCGCGCGAATTTTGATCGATTGGTGCAGGGCGCATCAGATGCAGCCACGCTTGCGGTCAACGGCCGGGACGATACGTCCAGCCCCTCGCCCACACTCTCTATTGCCATCAGTTGCGTGGGGCGACGACTGGTCCTCGGGGAACGGACGGAAGAGGAAATCGAAGCCGCGTTGGATATTCTGCCAAAGGGCAGCAGTCAGGTCGGATTCTACTCCTATGGCGAAATCTCGCCGTATA